GACGCCACTCTACCTCACGCCCTTTCCAAGAGGCTGTTAAGTAATATCTTGGATCGAGCATCGCATCAGCCAACTCCATTGGTTGGCCACCGTATTCAAAGTGACCTTTGGCATGCCCGAGCCAGGCAGCCATCATCTTGGCACGCACTTGGCTATCTGACCAACTTGCAGCACCACTCTGCATTAAGACCTGAATCATCCCACCCAACCGAGCTTCAGGCATCATGTAAATTTCGTCCCATCCCATCGCGAGCAATGAGCTGGTACCGACTGCATCCTCAATCCATAGCACCTGCCGAATATCTCTCAGTGGCCCGACACGAAAATGTCGCAACAGCGCTTCGGAGTCATCCATGTTCAGCATGCTGTATTCCATGGGATCAAAATCACCCATCATCTTGGCCCGGAGCGTCTCGCCTTTATCTTCACTGTTGAGTTTGAAAATCAGAACGTCGGGTTTCTTTTCACTTGCCGCTATTTCTTCAGCAATTTCCGAATAGACTTCGGAACGAATATCTGTATTCATCTGGCCGCGGATTGGAATCACATAGAACCGAGCAACCGATTCGTCAGCTTGGGCTGCATCACTTGCATTCTCTGATGGGGATGCGGTACCACCTGTTGATGCCGTTGGGCTAGCGGCATCCTGAGTCCCCACAGCACCATGCCGGTCGATCTTCACAATCTCACTCTTCTGCAACTCCATCTGAGCTGAAAAACTGAGCCCCTCAGGCTGATACTCGAAAACGATATAACTATCTGTTTCTTTGAGGATCACTCCGTCTAGCTTGCGCCCATCTGCCAGATGAACGGTCGCTTTTTGGCCCTGCTCATCTTGCCAGACCGCTGCTTGCGCAGACATGGAAAGAGGGGTCACGTAACTCAACAATCCTGTCGCGAGAGTCAAGGCACACCAAGTCAGTGGCAGGTAAGTCCGTCCATGCATAAAAAGTCCCTTTAGGAGAGCTCTTGTGATTGAGGTCTGAACATCAACATTGACGCAGGCTCTAACAACCTAGTTACTGTATCCGACGCATCGGCAAGGGCAAGGTTCCCCCAACAATGACCTTAGATATCGTTTTCATAGACGATTATAGGGGCACCGTGCCCTTCATAGCCTCTTTACGAGAGAATCAGATCAAACGATGTGCCATTTCTAGAGCTGAATCGCGATCTGTGACCCGCTGCTCAAGCTGAGCATCATAGATCTCAGCGAGAACCTGACCTGTACGCTCCGAAGGCTCTAGGCCCATTCCAATGAGGTCAGTACCGTTGAGAAAGGGCTCTGGCTGAAGACCAGTCCTTTCTAGCTCATCAACTCGCGCCCTGATCGCCATAGCGCCGGGGCTGTCCACGGCTTGGAGAATCGCCAGAGCAGAGAGAAAGCCCAGCTTCACTGCTAGCCGCTTCTGCTGAGCCATTTCGAGCCCATCCCAGGCACGTGGCTGATCTGATTCACTGGTCAGTGCGGCGTGGATCGTAATGATCGAATCCAGCATTCGGTGATCGGCATTTGAGAGCATGAGGGCTTCTGCATACTGATGAACTTGAGCACTGAGATCAATACCGGGTTCATGCCGATCGAGCAGCCAAGCGGCCAAGGCAATGATTGCCTCCGTATTCGGCTTCATTCGACTGACCCGCATTGGCGCCCCCTTACGACTCTCATCCTTCAGGACCGGCCCATCCAAACCCAAACGCTGCAGCTGGGCAACGGCAATAGCTCTTCCCTCATGGCCAAGCATGAGATTTATTTCTTGGCCGATGCGCTCACGACTGATACCAGAGAGTGCTGGTGCCAATTGGGTGATCGCCCGCTCTGTTTTCGCTTCAAGAGCAAAACCGAACCGAGCTTGAAATCGAACTGCCCTTAACATTCGGAGATGATCTTCCTCAAAACGATCCTGAGCCGATCCAATGGCCCGAATCAACCTCGCCTTTAGATCTGCTTGCCCACCCACATGATCAATGATCTTCTCCGCAACGGGATCTTCAAAGAGCCCATTAATCGTAAAGTCACGTCGACTCGCATCTTCAGTTTCTCCCACATACTCAATCGATGAGGGGTGACGATGGTCCTCATATTGGCCATCGGACCGAAACGCAGCGACATCAAAACGATGCCCTCCCTGCGGCACTAAGGTCACACCAAAAGACATCCCAACCATTTGAGCATTTGAAAAGAGAGCTGCCACTTGTTCGGGACGAGCATCGGTTGCAATGTCATAGTCTTTCGGCGTAATGCCCAGCAAGCGATCACGCACACAGCCGCCCGCAAAGTAGGCTGTGTACCCTTCTTTTACGAGGCGACGCACCACGTCAATAGCCGCATCTCGCATCGGACGTGACTGACCTTTTTCTTTTCCCTGCGTTGACGTCATGCACGCATTCTATTCGGACTGTGGGGCTGTGCTTTGTTGATAGAGCAGCATCCACATAGAGGCGCCGTACTTATGTACTTCAGGCCCCTCAAATCCCGTAATCTCATGATCAACTTGAGATGGATCAAGCGGCGTCCGTAGGACCAGCCAACCCTGGTCAGTCATGATTGGAGATAAGGACTGTGGATGTGCCAATATTCTTTGCCTTGTCTCATCATCCTTCATGAACGCGTAAGGCGGATCGATGAAGACAACTTCAATTGGACGAGGTGCCCGCACTGCCACAATTTGACCGAGTGCATCTCCCATGAGCGCTGTCGCTCGATCACCACAATCCAGCGACTGAATATTTTCTTCCAGGAGTGAGAAAATGGCCCGCTGTCTTTCAACCAACAAGACTGATTTGGCACCCCTGCTGACTGCTTCAAGACCCATTGACCCAACGCCAGCGTAAAGATCAAGCACATTGGCATCTTCAAACCAACCACGCAAGAGGTTAAAGGCAGACTCACGAACACGCTGAGGCCATGGCCTTGTCAGCGCCGCGTCTGGTGGCGAAACCAATTTCCTACCCCGATAAATGCCCCCTGCGATCTTCAACATTCCAGTCAGCATGGACATCAGAACCAACCAAGTCAAGCTGTCTACACTTGACCCGATCATTCTGAACCAGAAGTGTATGATCCGATCTCATATGGATGATCGATTCAACAGACTGCCTGCAGCAATCCAAAAGTGCGCTACCTGGACCCGCCTCTCCAGCGTGGACATACCTGCAATGCTCATTCATCCCGATCCCGATGCATCGGCGCTCGCCCCCACCATGATTTGGATGCATGGGCGCACCTCCAATAAGGAGACAGATCCCGGACGCTACCTACGACTGATCAGAGCTGGGATTGCTGTGGTTGCAATTGACCTACCTGGGCATGGACAGCGTGCCAGCGAGGCGCTCCAGAGCCCCTATGCAGTCCTTGACGTCGTTCTACAAGCCGTCGAGGAGATCGACCCACTGCTGATTGCTCTGCAGGAGTACCAGGGATTTGATCTATCGCGTATCGGTATTGGGGGTATCTCAGCCGGTGGCATGGTCTCACTTTCCAGGCTCACAAGCCCCCACCCATTTAAGTGCTGCTCTGTCGAAGCCACGACGGGTGCTTGGCGTTTTCAACAGCGTCGCCCCAACCTCAGTGAACGGGGCCACCAAGAATTTCATCACCGCAATCCGATGGAACACCTTTCAACCTGGCGCCCCATTCCATTACAAGCGCAGCACTCTCGCTTTGATCAGTGGGTCGACTATCAAGGCCAAAAGGCGTTCCTTGACGCAATTGGCCGCGAGACCCGTCGACCTGATCTCATTGAGCTCACGACCTACGGACGAACTGGTGCACCTCAGGAGCACTCTGGATTCGGCCGCCGAGCTGCAGTGGCCAAAGATCGACAACGAGACTTTCTTGCACATTGGCTACTGGGTCTGGACCGCCAAAGGGCGCCCCAAAGTGATGAATCTGACCTTCAATCAGAGAACCCTGCCACGAACACCTAAGCCGCCCCCTTTGGGGCCTATCATGCCAACATGAACAGCACGGATATCACCGCAGAGACCGTTGGTACATTTGGCCCCTTCGGTGGCCGCTTTGTACCTGAAACACTAATCGCAGCGCTTGATGAGTTAACGGATGCGTATCAAGCCGCCAGCGTTGACCCTGATTTCAATGAGACACTCAATGAACTTCTTGCCAACTATGTTGGCCGCCCAACACCCCTGACTCAAGCGCCAGGACTCACCGCCGCTGCTGGAGGTGCTCGCATTTTTCTCAAACGAGAGGATCTTGCGCACACCGGGGCACACAAGATCAACAACACCATGGGCCAGGCACTTCTGGCAAAACGCATGGGAAAGAAACGCATCATCGCTGAAACTGGTGCAGGGCAACACGGCGTAGCGACTGCAACAGCATGCGCTCACTTCGATCTTGATTGTGAA
The sequence above is a segment of the Phycisphaerales bacterium genome. Coding sequences within it:
- a CDS encoding alpha/beta fold hydrolase, translated to MDDRFNRLPAAIQKCATWTRLSSVDIPAMLIHPDPDASALAPTMIWMHGRTSNKETDPGRYLRLIRAGIAVVAIDLPGHGQRASEALQSPYAVLDVVLQAVEEIDPLLIALQEYQGFDLSRIGIGGISAGGMVSLSRLTSPHPFKCCSVEATTGAWRFQQRRPNLSERGHQEFHHRNPMEHLSTWRPIPLQAQHSRFDQWVDYQGQKAFLDAIGRETRRPDLIELTTYGRTGAPQEHSGFGRRAAVAKDRQRDFLAHWLLGLDRQRAPQSDESDLQSENPATNT
- a CDS encoding CCA tRNA nucleotidyltransferase, with the protein product MTSTQGKEKGQSRPMRDAAIDVVRRLVKEGYTAYFAGGCVRDRLLGITPKDYDIATDARPEQVAALFSNAQMVGMSFGVTLVPQGGHRFDVAAFRSDGQYEDHRHPSSIEYVGETEDASRRDFTINGLFEDPVAEKIIDHVGGQADLKARLIRAIGSAQDRFEEDHLRMLRAVRFQARFGFALEAKTERAITQLAPALSGISRERIGQEINLMLGHEGRAIAVAQLQRLGLDGPVLKDESRKGAPMRVSRMKPNTEAIIALAAWLLDRHEPGIDLSAQVHQYAEALMLSNADHRMLDSIITIHAALTSESDQPRAWDGLEMAQQKRLAVKLGFLSALAILQAVDSPGAMAIRARVDELERTGLQPEPFLNGTDLIGMGLEPSERTGQVLAEIYDAQLEQRVTDRDSALEMAHRLI
- the rsmD gene encoding 16S rRNA (guanine(966)-N(2))-methyltransferase RsmD, whose translation is MSMLTGMLKIAGGIYRGRKLVSPPDAALTRPWPQRVRESAFNLLRGWFEDANVLDLYAGVGSMGLEAVSRGAKSVLLVERQRAIFSLLEENIQSLDCGDRATALMGDALGQIVAVRAPRPIEVVFIDPPYAFMKDDETRQRILAHPQSLSPIMTDQGWLVLRTPLDPSQVDHEITGFEGPEVHKYGASMWMLLYQQSTAPQSE